Proteins encoded in a region of the Methanobrevibacter millerae genome:
- a CDS encoding phosphoglycerate kinase, with the protein MSGKFNTIDDFDIEDKTVLVRIDVNSPVDPSSGIILDDTRLKLHAQTIRELSNKGARVVILAHQSRPGKKDFTTLSQHADALADILNLRVNYVDSIFSASAKEAIKNLKAHDILLLENVRFFSEESLSRSPEEQSKTILVRELSPLIDYFVNDAFAAAHRSQASLVGFTVNTPSAAGRVMEKELTVIQDALDNVQHPCVFLLGGMKPDDSIDVMENVLSNGTADSILTTGIVANIVMWAAGVDIGQVNRDFIASRGYEDMVAKSKELIERFGDKVKYPIDIAVDRDGERVDIDFEEIPNESIFDIGVKTINYYAGEIRKAKTIFANGPAGVFEDPNFAMGTEDLINAIANSEGFSLIGGGHIAAATAGLGCEDQMSHVSSGGGACISMLAGKELAAVEALKKSKD; encoded by the coding sequence ATGTCTGGGAAATTTAATACAATAGATGATTTTGACATTGAAGATAAAACTGTTCTTGTACGTATTGATGTAAATTCTCCAGTAGATCCAAGTTCTGGAATTATTTTAGATGATACAAGATTGAAATTACATGCACAAACTATAAGAGAATTGTCTAATAAGGGAGCTCGTGTAGTAATTCTTGCTCACCAAAGTCGTCCTGGTAAAAAGGATTTCACTACATTGTCTCAACATGCTGATGCTTTAGCAGATATTTTGAATTTGAGAGTTAATTATGTTGATTCTATATTTTCAGCTTCCGCCAAAGAAGCTATTAAGAATTTAAAAGCACATGATATTCTTTTACTTGAAAATGTAAGGTTTTTTTCTGAAGAATCACTTTCAAGGAGCCCTGAAGAACAATCCAAAACTATTTTGGTAAGGGAATTATCTCCATTGATTGATTATTTTGTCAATGATGCATTTGCAGCAGCACACCGTTCACAAGCATCTTTGGTTGGTTTTACAGTTAATACACCATCTGCCGCAGGTCGTGTCATGGAAAAAGAATTGACAGTAATTCAGGATGCATTAGATAATGTACAACACCCATGTGTATTTTTGCTTGGTGGAATGAAACCTGATGATTCCATTGATGTTATGGAAAATGTATTGAGCAATGGAACTGCTGATTCAATATTGACAACAGGTATTGTAGCAAATATTGTTATGTGGGCAGCAGGTGTTGATATTGGACAAGTTAATCGTGATTTTATTGCAAGTCGTGGATATGAGGATATGGTTGCCAAGTCCAAAGAATTAATTGAAAGATTTGGTGATAAAGTTAAGTATCCTATTGATATTGCTGTTGATAGGGATGGCGAAAGAGTAGATATAGACTTTGAAGAAATTCCTAATGAATCCATTTTCGACATTGGTGTCAAAACAATAAATTATTATGCTGGAGAAATAAGAAAAGCTAAAACAATATTTGCAAATGGTCCTGCAGGTGTATTTGAAGACCCTAACTTTGCAATGGGTACTGAAGATTTAATTAATGCTATTGCTAATTCTGAAGGTTTTTCATTGATTGGTGGTGGTCATATTGCTGCAGCTACTGCAGGTCTTGGTTGTGAAGACCAAATGAGTCATGTAAGTAGTGGCGGTGGAGCTTGTATTAGTATGTTGGCTGGTAAAGAACTGGCTGCTGTTGAAGCTTTAAAAAAAAGTAAAGATTAG
- the tpiA gene encoding triose-phosphate isomerase, translating to MNTPIVILNYKTYLESSGLNALNLARDLESASAESGIPMVAVPQAADIYRISEETSLPIFAQHIDSITPGGHTGGNLIETLVEAGVSGSLINHSEKRMQLAGIDEVIRLCKQHEIESCVCTNNIATSKAVASLNPDAVAVEPPELIGTGIPVSQAQPEVVEDSVNGVKSINKDVKVLCGAGITNGDDMKAAMDLGADGVLLASGIIKAESPKDALLDLVSKI from the coding sequence ATGAATACACCAATAGTGATATTAAATTATAAAACTTATTTAGAATCAAGTGGATTGAATGCTTTAAATCTCGCACGTGATTTAGAGAGTGCTTCTGCAGAGTCTGGAATCCCAATGGTTGCTGTTCCTCAAGCTGCAGATATTTATAGAATTTCTGAAGAAACATCTTTACCTATTTTCGCTCAACATATTGATTCAATTACTCCTGGTGGACATACTGGAGGTAACTTAATTGAAACTTTGGTTGAAGCTGGAGTTTCAGGTTCTTTAATCAATCATTCTGAAAAAAGAATGCAACTTGCAGGCATTGATGAAGTTATTCGATTATGCAAACAGCATGAAATTGAATCATGTGTTTGTACCAATAATATTGCAACCAGTAAAGCTGTTGCAAGTTTAAATCCTGATGCAGTTGCTGTTGAACCACCAGAACTTATTGGTACTGGTATTCCTGTTTCACAAGCACAGCCTGAAGTTGTAGAAGATAGCGTTAATGGTGTAAAATCTATTAATAAAGATGTTAAAGTTTTATGTGGTGCAGGAATCACTAATGGTGATGATATGAAAGCAGCTATGGATTTAGGTGCTGATGGGGTATTGCTTGCTTCTGGAATTATAAAGGCTGAAAGTCCAAAAGATGCTTTATTAGACCTCGTAAGTAAAATATAA
- the twy1 gene encoding 4-demethylwyosine synthase TYW1: MSFNTSQQEKLEKSGYRFVGTHGHAAVKTCHWTRQSIVDKGVCYKEKFYGIESHRCLQMSPAVPNCQQECEFCWRDLTYTQTEWEDDEYDDPKTIVDGAIEAQNNLLCGYYGNDKANSKKLEEIKKPTNAAISLAGEPTLYPKIDELIGEFNKRDFTTFVVSNGQCVDRLRNLENDPYQLYLSLDAPTSKIYDAVCRPRISNAWDNLNESLETLSSFNSRTCIRNTCVKGRNMVNPEKYAQLIDKANPDFVEVKAYMCVGSSRQRLTLDNMPTFDEVKDFAQKIGDNCGREISNESEVSRVVLLE; this comes from the coding sequence ATGTCATTTAATACAAGTCAACAAGAAAAATTAGAAAAAAGTGGATACCGATTCGTAGGAACTCATGGTCATGCAGCAGTTAAAACCTGCCATTGGACTCGCCAAAGTATTGTAGATAAAGGAGTTTGCTATAAAGAAAAATTCTATGGAATTGAGTCACATAGATGTTTGCAGATGTCACCTGCTGTTCCTAATTGCCAGCAAGAATGCGAGTTTTGTTGGAGAGACTTAACCTACACTCAGACAGAATGGGAAGATGACGAATATGATGATCCAAAAACAATAGTTGATGGAGCAATTGAAGCACAAAATAATTTATTGTGCGGATATTATGGGAATGACAAAGCAAATTCAAAAAAACTTGAAGAAATAAAAAAACCAACCAATGCTGCAATTTCACTGGCTGGTGAACCTACACTTTATCCTAAAATTGATGAGTTAATTGGTGAATTTAACAAAAGAGATTTTACAACATTTGTAGTGAGTAACGGTCAATGTGTTGATAGATTAAGAAATCTGGAAAATGATCCGTACCAATTATATCTCTCCTTGGATGCACCTACAAGTAAAATTTATGATGCTGTCTGTAGACCTAGAATAAGTAATGCTTGGGACAATTTAAATGAATCACTTGAAACACTTTCAAGTTTTAACTCACGTACATGTATAAGAAATACATGTGTTAAGGGAAGAAATATGGTTAATCCTGAAAAATATGCACAATTAATTGATAAGGCAAATCCGGATTTTGTTGAAGTGAAAGCATATATGTGTGTTGGTTCATCACGTCAAAGACTAACATTAGATAACATGCCGACATTTGATGAAGTAAAAGACTTCGCTCAAAAAATTGGAGATAACTGCGGTAGAGAAATATCTAATGAATCAGAAGTCAGTCGTGTTGTACTTTTAGAATAA
- a CDS encoding IS4 family transposase, producing the protein MFSYFKSAIDNIVKPASFFVIDEKRFTRDSKFSFKDYVTFFCVNKGTSNQADLEDFIEDDFTNNLETITRQALSKQRVFINPLVFKEISKEYLRLIGYNRNNHFFKEYKGFRLYGGDGSDFEIPDFEEVRRDFGIKDTPKYRKPAIAKFSSIMDLLNGFILDGIIGNYKQAELPLMHQNLDNIQDLIIPEKSIFIFDRGYNAMELYAHIMSINSYFIVRLKDKSYIDERYTIKENDSEIKIKLTKDRIKKFHNPSLKEEYGKEEHLNLRILTIELDNGKTETLLTNIFNKEFQIEDFKELYNLRWGIETNYNTMKNRLNIENYSGKKRITIEQDIYSKFLKYNVFQHYENYFNLLINRTQRQKGKLGLFKVNQAHLIRKLKKYLPIMILNPTPEIIRTYTKNLIISCTKSPNKSTKKQTTKRNPKKQRKFNLNYRPT; encoded by the coding sequence ATGTTTTCTTATTTTAAATCAGCAATTGATAATATTGTAAAACCAGCATCATTCTTTGTAATTGATGAAAAAAGATTTACAAGAGATAGTAAATTTTCATTCAAAGATTATGTGACTTTCTTTTGCGTAAACAAAGGCACTTCCAATCAAGCAGATCTTGAAGATTTCATCGAAGATGATTTCACCAACAATCTAGAAACAATAACAAGACAAGCACTATCCAAACAAAGAGTATTCATAAATCCACTAGTATTTAAAGAAATAAGTAAAGAATATTTACGTTTAATTGGTTATAATAGAAATAATCACTTTTTTAAGGAATACAAAGGTTTTCGTTTGTATGGTGGTGACGGATCTGATTTTGAAATTCCTGATTTTGAAGAAGTGCGAAGAGATTTTGGAATCAAAGACACACCAAAATACAGAAAACCTGCAATAGCCAAATTTTCATCAATAATGGACTTATTAAACGGATTTATACTCGATGGAATCATAGGAAACTACAAACAAGCAGAATTACCACTCATGCACCAAAATCTTGACAACATTCAAGACTTAATAATCCCAGAAAAATCAATTTTCATATTTGACAGAGGATACAATGCCATGGAACTATACGCACACATAATGTCCATAAATAGTTATTTTATAGTCAGATTAAAGGATAAAAGCTACATAGACGAACGGTACACAATTAAAGAAAACGACTCCGAAATCAAAATCAAACTAACCAAAGACAGAATAAAAAAATTCCACAACCCCTCATTAAAAGAAGAATATGGAAAAGAAGAACATCTAAATCTAAGAATACTAACCATTGAACTAGATAATGGAAAAACAGAAACATTATTAACAAACATTTTCAATAAAGAGTTCCAAATCGAAGATTTTAAAGAACTCTATAATTTACGCTGGGGAATCGAAACCAACTACAATACAATGAAAAACAGACTAAACATCGAAAATTACAGCGGCAAAAAAAGAATAACAATAGAACAAGACATATATTCAAAATTCCTAAAATATAACGTCTTTCAACATTACGAAAACTACTTCAACCTACTAATAAACAGAACGCAACGACAAAAAGGAAAACTTGGACTCTTCAAGGTAAATCAAGCACACTTAATTCGAAAATTAAAAAAATATTTGCCTATAATGATTTTAAACCCAACACCAGAAATAATACGAACTTACACAAAAAATCTGATAATTTCCTGCACGAAATCCCCAAACAAATCCACGAAAAAACAGACAACAAAAAGAAACCCTAAAAAACAGAGAAAATTCAATCTGAACTACAGACCAACATAA
- a CDS encoding DUF4012 domain-containing protein encodes MKRTKKLIIAILIVILIGLLTIIAGALFVGPSLTEESKNVLVLASDKGEQPNGAVDMAFMVHLENGTIANYTPIYPGGMTHPSQSEPAGTGVGGRMLLHDCLWDGVKPGMKYASEIVEYNTKMHADAVVIVYTDGIDAIIKSISPLKVDGVETNLSAEDIIRENDAYNGYPGNGNVQGNMSRGDAVMVLVKALAEAAKDPTKKNTMVQTALDQYSKGNIIMTPEGSFTRMLATKGFENLAN; translated from the coding sequence ATGAAGAGAACTAAAAAACTAATTATAGCTATCCTTATTGTTATCCTTATAGGTCTACTAACAATAATTGCTGGCGCATTATTTGTTGGACCAAGTTTAACTGAAGAAAGCAAAAATGTACTTGTTTTAGCATCAGATAAAGGAGAACAACCAAATGGTGCAGTAGATATGGCATTTATGGTTCATTTAGAAAATGGTACTATTGCTAATTATACACCAATATATCCAGGAGGTATGACACACCCTTCACAATCAGAACCTGCGGGAACAGGGGTTGGTGGAAGAATGCTTCTACACGACTGTCTTTGGGATGGTGTGAAACCAGGTATGAAGTATGCTAGTGAAATTGTGGAATATAATACAAAAATGCATGCTGATGCAGTAGTTATTGTTTATACTGATGGAATAGATGCAATCATTAAGTCTATTAGTCCACTTAAAGTGGATGGTGTTGAAACTAACCTAAGTGCAGAAGATATTATTCGTGAAAACGATGCATATAACGGATATCCGGGTAACGGCAATGTTCAAGGAAACATGTCTAGAGGAGATGCAGTAATGGTTCTTGTTAAAGCACTTGCAGAAGCAGCTAAAGATCCTACTAAGAAAAATACAATGGTTCAAACTGCTTTAGACCAATATTCTAAAGGTAATATTATAATGACCCCAGAAGGATCATTTACAAGAATGCTTGCCACAAAAGGATTTGAAAATTTAGCGAATTGA
- a CDS encoding flavodoxin family protein — protein sequence MKFFAINGSPRKTFNTAQLLDKSLEGIKSILPEAEVERIDLYDIPFNGCKSCFACKRINGRHYGRCVYNDDFKPILNEVTQSDGVILGSPVYFGDLTGNMRCFLERFMFPFLVYSNVETVNHKRMPLACIYTMNVNDEASYRMGYHELFDKYESTLERIFTKPEHLYVHETYQFKDYSRYVSDIFDEKERRHIRETQFPQDLQFAFEIGQNIAKKACD from the coding sequence ATGAAATTTTTTGCTATAAACGGCAGTCCTAGAAAAACTTTTAATACAGCACAATTACTGGATAAATCCTTAGAAGGAATTAAATCTATTCTTCCAGAGGCCGAAGTTGAAAGAATAGATTTATATGATATTCCGTTTAATGGTTGCAAAAGTTGTTTTGCTTGTAAAAGAATAAATGGTCGTCATTATGGACGTTGTGTCTATAATGATGATTTTAAACCTATATTAAATGAGGTTACACAATCAGATGGTGTAATTTTAGGCTCACCAGTTTATTTTGGTGATTTGACTGGGAATATGAGATGCTTTTTGGAAAGGTTCATGTTTCCTTTTCTAGTGTACAGTAATGTTGAAACAGTTAATCACAAAAGAATGCCTTTGGCATGTATTTATACAATGAATGTTAATGATGAAGCTTCTTATAGGATGGGCTATCATGAACTCTTTGATAAATATGAAAGTACTTTAGAAAGAATTTTTACAAAACCTGAACATCTCTATGTTCATGAAACTTATCAATTTAAAGATTATTCAAGATATGTTTCTGATATTTTTGATGAAAAAGAAAGAAGACATATTCGTGAAACTCAATTTCCTCAAGATTTACAATTCGCATTTGAAATTGGTCAAAATATTGCAAAAAAAGCATGCGACTAA
- the sucC gene encoding ADP-forming succinate--CoA ligase subunit beta, whose translation MKFFENVAKKVFNKEGIKILEGHVAYSPEEAVAICSEMGVPVVLKAQVLTGGRGKAGGVKFADNPGEALKVADEILGMEIKGEKVKHLLIEEKADIQQEYFLSISIDRSERRPLIMVSKEGGVEIENLAKTNPEKIIKYYPQPLIDFLPYEAREIARKMEVPSELIGPMGDVIWKLYNVFDKYDCEIAEINPLVLTPDGLIAADAKLEVENDALYRHQDLVNMLHYKKKAVDFVKLDGDIAVIGNGAGLTLTAMDMIKLNGGEPATFLDIGGGASEHVINQALNIVLNYDPVKVVFLNVLGGITKADDVARGVINALKQADREVHIVIRLTGTNEEEGQKLLEEAGIPYEISMENAAKKAVDLCNELKAKE comes from the coding sequence ATGAAGTTTTTCGAAAATGTAGCAAAAAAGGTATTCAATAAGGAAGGAATTAAAATTCTTGAAGGACATGTAGCATACTCTCCCGAAGAAGCTGTAGCAATATGCTCAGAAATGGGAGTACCAGTTGTGTTAAAGGCACAGGTTTTAACTGGTGGTAGAGGTAAAGCTGGTGGTGTAAAATTTGCAGATAATCCTGGTGAAGCTTTAAAAGTTGCTGATGAAATTTTAGGAATGGAAATAAAAGGCGAAAAAGTAAAGCATTTATTAATTGAAGAAAAAGCTGATATTCAACAGGAATATTTCTTAAGTATCTCAATAGACCGGTCTGAAAGAAGACCACTTATTATGGTAAGTAAGGAGGGTGGAGTTGAAATTGAAAATCTTGCAAAAACAAATCCTGAAAAAATCATTAAATATTATCCACAGCCTTTAATTGATTTCTTGCCATATGAAGCTCGTGAAATTGCACGTAAAATGGAAGTTCCTTCTGAATTGATAGGTCCTATGGGTGACGTAATTTGGAAACTATATAATGTCTTTGACAAATATGACTGTGAAATTGCTGAAATCAATCCGTTAGTATTGACTCCTGATGGCTTAATCGCTGCTGATGCTAAATTGGAAGTTGAAAATGATGCTTTATACAGACATCAGGATTTAGTTAACATGTTGCATTATAAGAAAAAAGCAGTTGACTTCGTTAAATTGGATGGAGACATTGCTGTAATTGGTAATGGTGCAGGTTTAACACTAACTGCTATGGACATGATTAAGCTTAATGGTGGAGAACCGGCAACCTTTTTAGATATCGGTGGTGGAGCTTCCGAACATGTTATTAATCAGGCATTAAATATTGTATTAAATTATGATCCTGTTAAAGTGGTATTCTTAAATGTTTTAGGTGGTATTACCAAAGCGGATGATGTTGCACGCGGTGTCATCAATGCATTAAAACAAGCAGATAGGGAAGTGCATATAGTTATCAGATTAACAGGAACTAATGAAGAAGAAGGCCAAAAACTTCTTGAGGAAGCAGGAATTCCATACGAAATTTCAATGGAAAATGCTGCTAAAAAGGCAGTTGATTTGTGCAATGAACTAAAGGCTAAAGAATGA
- a CDS encoding 2-oxoacid:ferredoxin oxidoreductase subunit gamma, with product MRTEIRIGGFGGQGVILAGIILGKAASIFDENEAVQTQSYGPEARGGASKCEVVVSDDEIDYPKVQSPDILVAMSNEALIKYIVDLKDDGTLIVDPGTTDVEDVRDFIDQHNIKVYEAPATKTANDEIGLKIVANIVMVGAITKITGIISENAAVEAIKDSVPAGTEEKNIKAFEAGYNLV from the coding sequence ATGAGAACTGAAATAAGAATAGGTGGATTTGGAGGTCAGGGAGTAATTCTTGCAGGAATTATTTTGGGTAAGGCTGCAAGTATCTTTGATGAAAATGAAGCTGTTCAAACTCAATCTTATGGTCCTGAAGCTCGTGGAGGAGCTTCAAAATGTGAAGTCGTTGTCAGTGATGATGAAATCGATTATCCAAAAGTACAAAGTCCAGATATATTGGTAGCAATGTCTAATGAGGCTTTAATCAAATATATTGTTGATTTAAAGGATGACGGTACTTTAATTGTTGATCCAGGCACCACTGATGTGGAAGATGTACGTGATTTCATAGACCAACATAACATTAAAGTTTATGAGGCTCCCGCAACAAAAACAGCAAATGACGAAATCGGCCTTAAAATCGTTGCTAATATTGTTATGGTGGGAGCAATTACAAAAATTACAGGTATTATATCTGAAAATGCTGCTGTTGAAGCAATTAAAGATAGTGTTCCCGCAGGAACCGAAGAAAAAAATATTAAGGCTTTTGAGGCAGGATATAATTTAGTTTAA
- a CDS encoding 2-oxoacid:ferredoxin oxidoreductase subunit beta translates to MSKENKFTPYMREDRLPHIFCPGCGNGTIMNAFLQGMEKAEMDFDNIAMVSGIGCSSRIPGYMNCDSLHTTHGRALSFATGLKTANKDLDVVVFTGDGDCASIGGNHLIHAARRNINLTVICINNNIYGMTGGQISPTSPKGSFGTTAPYGNMDTPFNLAELVAAAGATYSARWTTIQIESLVTAIKDGLKNPGFSFIEVVTQCPTYYGRKNKLRTPTAMAVTLKMNTVFKSSADRMRKKDLEGKIVVGEFANSQREEFTQNIERISEEKFGKKTLINSAYEEEL, encoded by the coding sequence ATGTCTAAAGAAAATAAATTTACTCCATATATGAGAGAAGACAGATTGCCTCACATATTCTGTCCGGGATGTGGAAATGGAACTATCATGAATGCTTTCCTTCAAGGTATGGAAAAAGCAGAAATGGACTTTGATAATATTGCAATGGTTTCAGGTATCGGATGTTCATCAAGAATTCCGGGTTATATGAATTGTGATTCATTGCACACTACTCACGGTAGAGCTTTAAGCTTTGCAACCGGTTTGAAAACTGCCAATAAGGATTTGGATGTTGTTGTATTCACTGGTGATGGTGACTGTGCATCTATTGGAGGTAATCATTTAATCCATGCCGCAAGAAGAAACATTAATTTAACCGTAATATGTATTAACAATAATATTTATGGTATGACTGGGGGTCAAATCAGCCCTACTTCTCCTAAAGGTAGTTTCGGAACTACTGCACCATATGGAAATATGGATACTCCATTCAATTTGGCTGAACTTGTAGCTGCTGCAGGTGCTACCTACTCTGCAAGATGGACTACAATTCAAATTGAAAGTTTGGTTACAGCTATTAAGGACGGTTTAAAAAATCCTGGTTTTTCATTCATTGAAGTTGTAACTCAATGTCCAACTTATTATGGTCGTAAAAATAAACTTAGAACTCCAACAGCTATGGCTGTAACTTTAAAAATGAATACTGTATTCAAATCCTCTGCTGATAGGATGAGGAAAAAAGACTTGGAAGGAAAAATAGTTGTTGGTGAATTTGCTAATTCCCAAAGAGAGGAGTTTACACAAAATATTGAAAGAATCAGTGAAGAGAAATTTGGTAAAAAAACTTTAATCAATTCAGCATATGAAGAGGAATTATAA
- a CDS encoding 2-oxoacid:acceptor oxidoreductase subunit alpha — translation MSEEFFIQGNEACAKGALKAGCRFFAGYPITPSTEVAETLSRELPKVGGSFVQMEDEIASAGAIIGGSWGGTKSMTATSGPGLSLMQENIGYAFISETPIVIVDVQRGSPSTGQPTMAAQGDMMQARWGSHGDYEPIALSPSSVQEFFDFTIKAFNLAEQYRTPVFVMADEIIGHMREKITVEDDIEIVARQMPEDKENFLPFRNVENGTNPMPAFGEGFNIHVTGLTHDERGYPDTNDPETHDALVQRLCDKVLNNRDKICSVQSKYCEDADFVIVSYGAPVRSASEAVEKARAEGKKVGYVKLDTPWPFPEEQVKELTKNASKVMVVELNLGQMFYEVDRVLRRDADVYLMGQVGGLMPTPDEILSKINEIGGN, via the coding sequence ATGTCAGAAGAATTTTTTATTCAAGGAAATGAGGCTTGTGCAAAAGGTGCACTAAAAGCAGGTTGTAGATTTTTTGCAGGTTATCCTATTACTCCATCCACTGAAGTTGCAGAAACCTTATCTCGTGAACTTCCGAAAGTAGGGGGATCATTTGTTCAAATGGAAGATGAAATAGCATCAGCCGGAGCAATTATTGGTGGTTCCTGGGGTGGAACTAAATCAATGACTGCAACATCAGGTCCGGGTTTATCTTTAATGCAGGAAAACATCGGATATGCATTCATTTCTGAAACTCCTATTGTCATTGTTGATGTTCAAAGAGGTTCACCTTCAACCGGTCAGCCAACCATGGCCGCACAGGGTGATATGATGCAGGCCCGCTGGGGTTCTCATGGAGACTATGAACCGATTGCGTTATCACCTTCCAGTGTTCAGGAATTCTTTGATTTTACAATTAAAGCATTTAACCTGGCTGAACAGTATAGAACTCCTGTGTTTGTAATGGCTGATGAAATCATTGGGCACATGAGAGAAAAGATAACTGTTGAAGATGATATTGAAATTGTCGCAAGGCAAATGCCTGAAGATAAGGAAAACTTTTTGCCATTCAGAAATGTTGAAAATGGAACAAATCCAATGCCTGCATTCGGTGAAGGCTTTAATATCCACGTAACTGGATTAACTCACGATGAAAGAGGTTATCCTGATACTAATGATCCTGAAACTCATGATGCTTTAGTTCAAAGGTTATGTGATAAGGTATTGAATAACAGGGATAAAATCTGTTCAGTACAATCCAAATACTGTGAAGATGCAGACTTTGTTATTGTATCCTATGGTGCTCCAGTAAGGTCCGCTTCAGAAGCTGTTGAAAAAGCAAGAGCAGAAGGCAAAAAAGTAGGTTATGTCAAATTGGATACTCCATGGCCTTTCCCAGAAGAACAGGTAAAAGAATTGACTAAAAATGCATCTAAAGTCATGGTCGTTGAATTGAACTTAGGTCAAATGTTTTATGAAGTCGACCGCGTATTGAGAAGAGATGCTGATGTTTATCTTATGGGTCAAGTTGGCGGTTTGATGCCTACTCCAGATGAAATATTATCTAAAATAAATGAAATAGGGGGAAATTAA
- a CDS encoding ferredoxin family protein translates to MIIINEDLCKGCHLCLFMCYKNVYAISSEANKKGVLLPYVNFEDRCTSCGVCEVICPDQAITVDINKNWWVGKEDNSFNPKFSNGKK, encoded by the coding sequence TTGATTATAATTAATGAGGATTTATGTAAAGGTTGTCACCTTTGCTTATTTATGTGTTATAAAAACGTATATGCAATATCTTCAGAAGCAAATAAGAAGGGAGTACTACTTCCTTATGTAAATTTTGAAGATAGATGTACTAGCTGTGGAGTTTGTGAAGTAATATGTCCTGATCAAGCTATTACAGTTGATATTAATAAAAATTGGTGGGTTGGAAAAGAAGATAATTCATTCAATCCTAAATTTTCAAACGGGAAGAAATAG
- a CDS encoding fumarate hydratase C-terminal domain-containing protein produces the protein MKKITTPVSEEEILSLDVGDQISISGIMYTGRDAALPQLVELIIQDKLNFNIEGSAIMHTAVSNAGIAPTTSNKEEIESTIPFLSKNGVKIHIGKGMLHEETIKSLKENNSIFVITPPVAALLTSKVIEKECILFENEGMEAFYRLKVDNIPGIVAVSNGKSI, from the coding sequence ATGAAAAAAATTACTACACCTGTCAGTGAAGAAGAAATACTTTCTCTTGATGTTGGCGACCAGATTTCCATTTCAGGCATTATGTACACTGGCCGTGACGCCGCACTGCCCCAACTTGTTGAATTAATCATACAAGACAAACTAAATTTTAATATAGAAGGGTCCGCCATAATGCATACTGCAGTCAGCAATGCAGGAATAGCTCCAACAACAAGTAACAAAGAGGAAATCGAATCAACGATTCCGTTTTTAAGTAAAAATGGAGTGAAAATACATATTGGAAAGGGAATGCTTCATGAGGAAACAATCAAATCATTAAAGGAAAATAATTCTATTTTTGTTATAACACCACCAGTAGCTGCATTATTGACTAGCAAAGTTATTGAAAAGGAATGCATTCTATTTGAAAATGAAGGAATGGAAGCTTTTTATAGGTTAAAAGTAGATAATATTCCCGGAATTGTTGCAGTAAGCAATGGTAAAAGTATTTAA